One Rhizobium sp. NRK18 genomic window carries:
- a CDS encoding biotin transporter BioY, with translation MNSRDLVLIALFTAIIVVLGFIPPITLAFIPVPITAQSMGVMLAGCIIGAKRGALAYVLFVLMVAIGLPVLSGGRGGMNILMGPTAGYIFGWIVATYVTGLIAERFVRDGQSEGRQLAAFFAASVIGGIGVVYLMGIAWLKVSTGTDLMALISGNLTFIPGDLVKAVIATLAGRIVLSGYPLLHSRA, from the coding sequence ATGAACAGCAGGGACCTGGTTCTCATTGCACTTTTCACGGCGATCATCGTGGTGCTCGGCTTCATTCCGCCGATCACGCTCGCCTTCATTCCGGTGCCGATCACGGCACAGTCGATGGGCGTCATGCTGGCCGGCTGCATCATCGGCGCCAAGCGCGGGGCGCTTGCCTATGTGCTGTTCGTGCTGATGGTCGCCATCGGCCTGCCGGTGCTGTCGGGCGGACGCGGCGGCATGAACATCCTGATGGGCCCGACCGCCGGCTACATCTTCGGCTGGATCGTCGCTACCTATGTCACCGGCCTGATCGCCGAGCGCTTCGTGCGTGACGGCCAGTCGGAAGGCCGCCAGCTTGCCGCCTTCTTCGCCGCCTCCGTCATCGGCGGCATCGGCGTCGTCTACCTGATGGGCATCGCCTGGCTGAAGGTGTCGACGGGCACCGACCTGATGGCGCTGATCTCCGGCAACCTGACCTTCATCCCCGGCGACCTCGTCAAGGCGGTCATCGCAACGCTTGCCGGCCGTATCGTGCTGTCGGGCTACCCGCTGCTGCATTCGCGCGCCTGA
- a CDS encoding histone deacetylase family protein, producing MTTRLYEHTIFLEHETPPGHPERIDRLRSLNVALEHPFFSTLDRKQAPQANEDAVLLAHPEAHLFSVMRQIPEEGIHQIEADTYASPKSLQAALTGIGGAMAAVDDVFSGAADNVFVACRPPGHHAEKQTAMGFCLFNNVAIAARHAQKVHGAERVAIVDWDVHHGNGTQDIFWDDPNVLFCSTHQMPLYPGSGAKNETGTHNTIVNAPLSTNDGSDHFREAFRSRVLKAVDDFSPDLILVSAGFDAHHRDPLAQINLVGEDFDWATAKLMELADKHAGNRLVSVLEGGYDLEGLAESAGMHISRLMKG from the coding sequence ATGACGACGCGCCTCTACGAGCACACCATCTTCCTCGAACACGAGACACCGCCCGGCCATCCCGAACGGATCGACCGGCTGCGCTCGCTGAATGTGGCGCTCGAACACCCCTTCTTCTCAACGCTGGACCGCAAGCAGGCGCCGCAGGCAAACGAAGACGCCGTGCTGCTCGCCCATCCGGAAGCGCACCTGTTCTCGGTCATGCGGCAGATCCCCGAGGAAGGTATCCACCAGATCGAAGCCGACACCTATGCCAGCCCGAAGAGCCTGCAGGCGGCGCTGACCGGTATCGGCGGGGCCATGGCCGCCGTCGACGACGTGTTTTCGGGCGCCGCCGACAATGTCTTCGTCGCCTGCCGCCCGCCCGGTCACCATGCGGAAAAGCAGACGGCCATGGGCTTCTGCCTGTTCAACAATGTGGCGATCGCCGCACGGCATGCGCAGAAGGTGCACGGCGCCGAACGGGTCGCCATCGTCGACTGGGACGTGCACCACGGCAACGGCACACAGGACATTTTCTGGGACGATCCAAACGTGCTGTTCTGCTCGACCCACCAGATGCCGCTCTATCCCGGATCCGGCGCCAAGAACGAGACGGGCACGCACAACACCATCGTCAATGCGCCGCTTTCCACGAATGACGGCAGCGACCATTTCCGCGAGGCCTTCCGGTCGCGCGTGCTGAAGGCGGTCGACGACTTCTCCCCCGACCTCATTCTGGTCTCGGCAGGCTTCGACGCCCATCACCGCGATCCGCTGGCGCAGATCAACCTCGTTGGCGAGGATTTCGACTGGGCGACGGCAAAGCTGATGGAGCTTGCCGACAAGCATGCCGGAAACCGCCTCGTCAGCGTCCTGGAGGGCGGCTATGATCTGGAGGGACTCGCCGAGTCCGCCGGAATGCACATTTCGAGACTGATGAAAGGATGA
- a CDS encoding exodeoxyribonuclease VII small subunit: protein MSDKTKGDDIAGLPFEKAVAELETIVGRLERGDVALEESIAIYERGEALKKHCEKLLTVAEKRIEKIRLDRSGQPQGVEPLDAE from the coding sequence ATGAGCGACAAGACCAAGGGCGACGATATCGCGGGCCTGCCGTTCGAAAAGGCGGTCGCCGAGCTTGAGACAATCGTCGGCCGGCTGGAGCGCGGCGACGTGGCGCTGGAGGAATCCATTGCCATCTACGAGCGCGGCGAGGCGCTGAAGAAGCATTGCGAGAAACTGCTGACGGTCGCCGAAAAGCGTATCGAGAAGATCCGCCTCGACCGTTCCGGCCAGCCGCAGGGCGTCGAGCCGCTCGACGCCGAGTGA
- a CDS encoding DHA2 family efflux MFS transporter permease subunit → MSNAATMAAVDEPVANRGAIAACVILAVIMQALDTTIANVALPYIQGSVAASADQINWVLTSYIVAAAIMTPPSGFLAAKFGRKRVLSTAIFGFVAASVLCGLAQSLTQIVGFRLLQGLFGASLVPLSQGILLDIYSVEERGSAMAMFGVSVMVGPVLGPVLGGWLTENLSWRWVFYINVPIGILAFMGIGMFVKETKVDARARLDWFGFGMLSVAIGALQLLLDRGQQLDWFSSGEIIVESIVCGGAFYLFLVHTFTADKTFVNPRLFLDRNFAISILFIFVIGVTYLASLALMTPYLQTLMEYPVITAGIVMGPRGLGTMACMFLVGRLIGKVDTRYLLLTGLGVTAWAMYEMTMWTPDISQWTIIWVGFVQGAGLGFLFVPLTTIAFATLPAEMRGEGTGIYNLSRNIGSSVGIAVVSALLVQNTQINHAQISAFVTPFNHAFDAPAAAALNPHTVSGISALDGIVSLQATIIAYADDFKLLMLMSIAVMPLIFLLRKPAKTGSSSDQEEAIEIALE, encoded by the coding sequence ATGAGTAATGCCGCCACCATGGCAGCGGTGGACGAGCCGGTGGCCAATCGCGGTGCGATTGCCGCCTGCGTCATCCTTGCCGTCATCATGCAGGCGCTCGACACCACGATCGCCAACGTCGCGCTGCCCTATATCCAGGGCAGCGTCGCGGCCAGCGCCGACCAGATCAACTGGGTTCTGACATCCTACATCGTTGCCGCCGCGATCATGACGCCGCCGTCCGGCTTTCTCGCCGCCAAGTTCGGCCGCAAGCGGGTATTGTCGACCGCGATCTTCGGCTTCGTTGCCGCATCCGTCCTCTGCGGTCTGGCGCAATCGCTGACCCAGATCGTCGGCTTTCGCCTGCTGCAGGGCCTGTTCGGCGCGTCGCTCGTGCCGCTGTCGCAGGGCATCCTGCTCGACATATATTCCGTCGAGGAACGCGGTTCGGCGATGGCCATGTTCGGCGTGTCGGTCATGGTCGGGCCGGTCCTCGGTCCCGTCCTCGGCGGCTGGCTCACCGAGAATCTGAGCTGGCGCTGGGTCTTCTACATCAACGTCCCGATCGGCATACTTGCCTTCATGGGCATCGGCATGTTCGTCAAGGAAACCAAGGTGGACGCCAGGGCGCGGCTCGACTGGTTCGGCTTCGGCATGCTGAGTGTCGCCATCGGCGCGCTGCAGCTCCTGCTCGACCGCGGCCAGCAGCTTGACTGGTTCTCGTCAGGCGAAATCATCGTCGAGTCGATCGTCTGCGGCGGGGCGTTCTACCTGTTTCTCGTCCACACGTTCACGGCAGACAAAACCTTCGTCAATCCGAGGCTGTTTCTCGACCGCAATTTCGCGATCAGCATCCTGTTCATCTTCGTCATCGGCGTCACCTATCTCGCCTCGCTGGCGCTGATGACGCCTTATCTGCAGACGCTGATGGAATATCCCGTTATCACGGCCGGCATCGTCATGGGCCCGCGCGGGCTCGGCACGATGGCCTGCATGTTCCTCGTCGGCCGGCTGATCGGCAAGGTCGATACGCGCTATCTGCTGTTGACGGGACTCGGGGTTACCGCCTGGGCCATGTACGAAATGACCATGTGGACGCCGGACATTTCCCAGTGGACGATCATCTGGGTCGGTTTCGTCCAGGGCGCAGGTCTCGGTTTCCTGTTCGTGCCGCTGACCACGATCGCCTTCGCGACGCTGCCTGCCGAAATGCGCGGCGAAGGAACGGGCATCTACAATCTGTCGCGCAATATCGGTTCCAGCGTCGGCATTGCCGTGGTCTCGGCTCTTCTCGTCCAGAACACCCAGATCAACCACGCGCAGATCTCGGCCTTCGTCACGCCGTTCAACCACGCCTTCGACGCGCCGGCGGCGGCCGCACTCAACCCGCATACGGTGAGCGGCATCTCGGCGCTCGACGGCATCGTCTCGCTGCAGGCGACGATCATCGCCTATGCCGACGACTTCAAGCTCCTGATGCTGATGTCGATTGCGGTGATGCCGCTGATCTTCCTCTTGCGCAAGCCGGCAAAGACCGGAAGCAGCAGCGATCAGGAAGAGGCGATCGAAATCGCCTTGGAATAG
- a CDS encoding HlyD family secretion protein has translation MSEPTPLRPTANENIETAEAPAKAAAAPAPEQGPPAQKPRSNTRRRVLFSLLPIALVVGGYVYVTGGQEVSTDNAYIAANIVGVSTDVAGTVQSIEVHENETVKAGDVLFRLKPDTFQIALEGAEAKLESARNDLLTLQASYRQAQAEIAQAKADLPYYQSAFDRQQKLVSMNTASHAEFDQAKHNLDAAKQKVIVAEAQAAEMLAKLGGDADTPVEQNPVYLQAKAAVDDAKRQLDDTVVRAPFDGIATNVSAVQVGSYLDAAQAAFSLVSTENMWIAANPKETQLTYVKPGQPVTISVDAYPGVEWTGKVASVSPASESSFSLLPAQNSSGNWVKVVQRIPMRISIDDTKGKPPLRAGMSTEIDIDTGHARGLPQFVDNLLGKRPAYANE, from the coding sequence ATGAGCGAACCGACCCCTTTGCGCCCGACCGCCAATGAAAACATCGAGACCGCCGAAGCGCCGGCAAAGGCCGCTGCGGCTCCGGCGCCCGAGCAAGGGCCCCCTGCGCAAAAGCCGCGCAGCAACACGCGCCGCCGTGTCCTGTTCTCACTGTTGCCGATCGCCCTTGTCGTCGGCGGCTATGTCTATGTGACTGGTGGCCAGGAGGTCAGCACGGACAACGCCTATATCGCCGCCAACATCGTCGGCGTTTCGACGGATGTGGCGGGCACGGTGCAGTCGATCGAGGTTCACGAGAACGAGACGGTGAAGGCAGGTGACGTTCTCTTCCGCCTGAAGCCGGACACGTTCCAGATCGCACTCGAAGGTGCTGAGGCAAAGCTCGAATCCGCCCGCAACGACCTTCTGACCCTGCAGGCAAGCTATCGTCAGGCGCAGGCGGAGATCGCCCAGGCCAAGGCGGATCTTCCCTATTACCAGTCGGCTTTCGACCGGCAGCAGAAGCTGGTGTCGATGAACACCGCCTCGCATGCCGAATTCGACCAGGCCAAGCATAATCTCGACGCGGCCAAGCAGAAGGTGATCGTTGCCGAAGCGCAGGCCGCCGAAATGCTCGCCAAGCTCGGCGGCGACGCCGATACGCCGGTCGAGCAAAATCCGGTCTACCTGCAGGCGAAGGCCGCTGTCGATGATGCCAAGCGGCAGCTCGACGATACGGTCGTGCGCGCGCCCTTCGACGGCATCGCCACCAATGTGAGCGCCGTCCAGGTCGGCAGTTACCTCGATGCCGCGCAGGCGGCTTTCTCGCTCGTTTCCACCGAGAACATGTGGATCGCGGCCAATCCTAAGGAAACGCAGCTGACCTATGTGAAGCCCGGCCAGCCGGTGACGATCAGCGTCGATGCCTATCCGGGCGTCGAATGGACCGGCAAGGTTGCCAGTGTGAGCCCGGCCTCCGAGTCGAGCTTCTCGCTGCTTCCGGCACAGAATTCGTCCGGCAACTGGGTGAAGGTCGTCCAGCGCATCCCGATGCGCATCTCGATCGATGACACCAAGGGCAAGCCGCCGCTGCGAGCGGGCATGAGCACGGAGATCGATATCGACACCGGCCATGCGCGCGGACTGCCGCAGTTCGTCGACAACCTCCTCGGCAAGAGGCCTGCTTACGCCAATGAGTAA
- a CDS encoding MarR family winged helix-turn-helix transcriptional regulator, with translation MGTNPTLGFLLHDVARLLRKHFEQQARHIGLTRSQWQALAYLSRNEGIHQKALAEMIDVEPITLQRIIEKLMERGLVQRRRHETDRRIWLLFTTEEARDLLGDMRVIGDATRNEALKSISPADRQKLFEMLETMKSNLVEACRCTADKEN, from the coding sequence TTGGGTACCAATCCGACACTCGGATTTTTATTGCATGATGTGGCTCGCCTGCTGCGCAAGCATTTTGAGCAGCAGGCGAGGCACATCGGTTTGACGCGGTCCCAGTGGCAGGCGCTTGCCTACCTGTCCCGAAATGAAGGCATTCACCAGAAGGCTTTGGCCGAGATGATCGACGTCGAGCCGATTACCTTGCAGCGGATCATCGAAAAACTGATGGAGCGCGGCCTCGTCCAGCGCCGGCGCCACGAAACCGACCGACGGATCTGGCTGCTCTTCACGACCGAAGAGGCGCGCGACCTGCTTGGCGACATGCGTGTCATCGGCGACGCCACACGCAACGAAGCCCTGAAATCCATATCCCCGGCAGATCGTCAAAAGCTCTTCGAGATGCTCGAAACGATGAAGTCCAATCTCGTCGAGGCCTGCCGGTGCACGGCCGACAAGGAAAACTGA
- a CDS encoding pirin family protein — translation MSFFPGKDPVAGDAFACDAIEQLIIPRTSDIGGFEVRRALPTARRRLVGPFIFFDRMGPAVLRAGDALDVKPHPHIGLSTVTYLFDGEIKHRDSLGTEMVIEPGDINLMTAGRGIVHSERTPEKLRGNAFSISGLQTWLTLPDNMEEIDPAFAHTTRADMPEINADGAHARVVIGSLEGLASPVKVFSDTLYVDLTLEPGARFPFAAQAEERAAYILSGDLIVSGDRFASDQLLVFRPGDAITLQAGERGCHLMLFGGAAMSSKRYIWWNFVSSSKERIEQAKEEWRTGRFDIVPGDEEEFVPLPQG, via the coding sequence ATGTCCTTCTTTCCCGGAAAGGATCCGGTTGCCGGAGACGCCTTTGCCTGCGACGCCATCGAGCAGCTGATCATCCCGCGCACCAGCGACATCGGCGGCTTCGAGGTTCGCCGCGCACTGCCGACGGCCCGGCGCCGGCTGGTCGGGCCGTTCATCTTCTTCGACCGCATGGGACCGGCGGTGCTGCGCGCCGGCGACGCGCTGGACGTCAAGCCGCATCCGCATATCGGGCTTTCGACCGTCACCTACCTGTTCGACGGCGAGATCAAGCACCGTGACAGCCTGGGCACGGAAATGGTCATCGAGCCCGGCGACATCAATCTGATGACGGCCGGCCGCGGCATCGTCCATTCCGAGCGCACGCCGGAAAAGCTGCGCGGCAATGCCTTCTCGATTTCCGGCCTGCAGACCTGGCTGACGCTGCCCGACAACATGGAGGAGATCGATCCGGCCTTTGCCCACACGACCCGCGCCGACATGCCCGAGATCAATGCCGACGGCGCCCATGCGCGCGTCGTGATCGGCAGCCTCGAAGGCCTTGCCTCGCCGGTGAAGGTGTTCTCCGACACGCTCTATGTGGATCTGACGCTCGAACCCGGCGCACGCTTTCCCTTTGCCGCGCAGGCGGAAGAGCGCGCCGCCTATATCCTTTCCGGCGATCTGATCGTCTCCGGCGACCGTTTCGCCAGCGACCAGCTTCTCGTCTTCCGGCCGGGCGACGCGATCACCCTGCAAGCCGGCGAGCGCGGCTGCCACCTGATGCTGTTCGGCGGAGCGGCCATGTCGTCGAAGCGCTATATCTGGTGGAACTTCGTCTCCTCCTCCAAGGAACGCATCGAACAGGCGAAGGAAGAATGGCGCACCGGCCGCTTCGATATCGTGCCGGGCGACGAGGAGGAATTCGTGCCATTGCCGCAGGGGTGA
- the dxs gene encoding 1-deoxy-D-xylulose-5-phosphate synthase has product MTEIDTPLLDRITIPADLKSVEDADLPQLAREVRDEMIEAVSRTGGHLGAGLGVVELTIAIHKVFNTPDDRLIFDVGHQCYPHKILTGRRDRIRTLRQEGGLSGFTRRAESEYDPFGAAHSSTSISAGLGMAVAAELDHKDRKVIAVIGDGAMSAGMAYEALNNAGALDARLIVILNDNDMSIAPPTGAMSAYLARLASGRTYMGFREFGKKLTAYLGKNIDRAITRAVEHARGYVTGGTMFEEMGFYHIGPIDGHSFDHLLPVLRNVRDNQKGPVLIHVVTQKGKGYPPAEEAADKYHGVNKFDVITGAQAKAKPNAPSYTSVFANALVQEAGLDDKIVGITAAMPSGTGLDKLAEAFPARCFDVGIAEQHAVTFAAGLAAEGYKPFAAIYSTFLQRAYDQVVHDVAIQGLPVRFPIDRAGFVGADGPTHAGSFDTTFLATLPNFVVMAAADEAELKHMVRTAAAFDEGPISFRYPRGEGVGVELPERGQILEIGKGRVIKQGAKVALLSFGTRLAECLLASEELDASGLLTTVADARFAKPLDHDLIRQLAAHHEVLVTIEEGAVGGFGSHVAHYLANEGLLDTGLKFRSMVLPDIWMEQMKPETMYSRAGLDKAGIVSTVFKALGQDRVESGSRA; this is encoded by the coding sequence TTGACCGAAATAGACACGCCTCTTCTGGACAGGATCACCATTCCCGCCGACCTGAAATCGGTGGAGGATGCGGATTTGCCGCAGCTCGCCCGCGAAGTGCGCGACGAGATGATCGAGGCTGTTTCGCGTACCGGCGGCCACCTTGGCGCTGGCCTCGGCGTCGTCGAGCTGACGATCGCCATCCACAAGGTCTTCAACACGCCTGACGACCGGCTGATCTTCGACGTCGGCCATCAGTGTTATCCGCACAAGATCCTGACCGGCCGGCGCGACCGCATCCGCACGCTGCGCCAGGAAGGCGGCCTGTCCGGCTTCACCCGCAGGGCCGAAAGCGAATACGATCCATTTGGTGCCGCGCATTCCTCGACGTCGATCTCGGCCGGCCTCGGCATGGCGGTCGCCGCCGAACTGGACCACAAGGACCGCAAGGTGATCGCCGTCATCGGCGACGGCGCGATGTCCGCCGGCATGGCCTATGAGGCGCTCAACAATGCCGGCGCGCTGGATGCACGGCTGATCGTGATCCTCAACGACAATGACATGTCGATTGCGCCGCCGACCGGCGCGATGAGCGCCTATCTCGCCCGCCTCGCCTCCGGCCGCACCTATATGGGCTTCCGGGAATTCGGCAAGAAGCTGACCGCCTATCTCGGCAAGAACATCGACCGGGCGATCACGCGCGCCGTCGAGCACGCCCGCGGCTATGTGACCGGCGGCACCATGTTCGAGGAAATGGGCTTCTACCATATCGGCCCGATCGACGGTCACTCCTTCGATCACCTTCTGCCGGTGCTGCGCAATGTGCGCGACAACCAGAAGGGCCCGGTCCTCATCCACGTCGTGACCCAGAAGGGCAAGGGCTATCCGCCGGCCGAAGAGGCCGCCGACAAGTATCACGGCGTCAACAAGTTCGACGTCATCACCGGCGCCCAGGCAAAGGCCAAGCCGAATGCACCGAGCTACACCTCCGTGTTTGCCAATGCGCTGGTGCAGGAAGCCGGTCTCGACGACAAGATCGTCGGGATTACCGCTGCCATGCCGTCGGGCACCGGCCTCGACAAGCTGGCCGAGGCCTTCCCTGCCCGCTGTTTCGACGTCGGTATTGCCGAGCAGCATGCCGTGACCTTCGCCGCCGGCCTCGCCGCCGAGGGCTACAAGCCGTTTGCGGCGATCTATTCGACCTTCCTCCAGCGCGCCTACGACCAGGTCGTCCACGATGTGGCGATCCAGGGCCTGCCGGTGCGTTTCCCGATCGATCGGGCGGGTTTCGTCGGCGCCGACGGGCCGACCCATGCCGGCTCGTTCGACACGACCTTCCTTGCAACCCTGCCGAATTTCGTCGTCATGGCCGCCGCCGACGAGGCTGAGCTGAAGCACATGGTGCGCACCGCTGCAGCCTTCGACGAAGGCCCGATCTCGTTCCGCTATCCGCGCGGCGAAGGCGTCGGCGTCGAACTGCCGGAGCGCGGCCAGATCCTGGAGATCGGCAAGGGCCGGGTGATCAAGCAGGGCGCCAAGGTCGCCCTCCTTTCCTTCGGCACGCGGCTGGCCGAATGTCTGCTGGCTTCCGAAGAACTGGATGCCTCCGGCCTGCTGACCACCGTTGCAGACGCCCGTTTCGCCAAGCCACTCGATCACGACCTGATCCGCCAGCTGGCCGCCCATCACGAAGTGCTCGTCACCATCGAGGAAGGCGCAGTCGGCGGCTTCGGCAGCCATGTCGCCCATTACCTCGCCAATGAAGGCCTGCTCGATACCGGCCTCAAATTCCGCTCCATGGTTCTGCCGGACATCTGGATGGAACAGATGAAGCCGGAAACGATGTACAGCCGCGCCGGGCTCGACAAGGCCGGCATCGTATCGACCGTCTTCAAGGCACTTGGTCAGGACCGGGTGGAGAGCGGTTCGCGTGCCTGA